A single region of the Ornithorhynchus anatinus isolate Pmale09 chromosome 6, mOrnAna1.pri.v4, whole genome shotgun sequence genome encodes:
- the LOC120638470 gene encoding zinc finger protein ZIC 4-like — protein MLNLSFSVTCNKRHAPATVVRAFGFLFPGEKPFKCEFDGCNRRFANSSDRKQHTHVHSRDKPYICKVEGCEKCSTHPGSLHNHVKMHGAGPAHGRPPAHTPCQAREVPPAGLGPEQ, from the exons ATGTTAAATCTCTCTTTTTCGGTAACATGCAACAAGAGGCATG CTCCCGCGACCGTTGTGCGAGCATTTGGGTTTCTATTTCCAGGCGAAAAACCGTTCAAGTGTGAATTCGACGGTTGTAATAGGCGGTTTGCCAACAGCAGTGACAGGAAGCAGCACACTCACGTGCACTCCCGCGACAAACCTTACATCTGCAAAGTCGAGGGCTGCGAGAAGTGTTCCACTCACCCCGGCTCTCTGCACAACCACGTGAAGATGCACGGGGCCGGTCCTGCCCACGGCCGGCCCCCTGCCCACACCCCCTGCCAAGCCCGAGAGGTGCCCCCCGCCGGCCTCGGTCCTGAGCAGTGA
- the ZIC3 gene encoding zinc finger protein ZIC 3, which produces MAMLLDGGAQFPALGVGGFGAPRPHELSNREASGMGLNPFGESPHAAAAAAAAAAFKLSPAAAAAAAAAHDLSSGQSSAFTPQPGSGYANALGGHHHHHHHHHHHHAGQVPAYGGAAAAAAAFNSTRDFLFRQRGSGLGEAGSGGAGQHGLFAGSAGSLHGPPGLAEPPGYLLFPGLHEQSPSHTSPPGHVDNSQVHLGLRGELFGRPDPYRAVASPRTDPYAVAGAQFHNYSPVNMNVGMNVAAHHGPGAFFRYMRQPIKQELSCKWLDDGQLGRPKKSCDRTFGTMHELVTHVTMEHVGGPEQNNHICYWEECPREGKSFKAKYKLVNHIRVHTGEKPFPCPFPGCGKIFARSENLKIHKRTHTGEKPFKCEFEGCDRRFANSSDRKKHMHVHTSDKPYICKVCDKSYTHPSSLRKHMKVHESQGSDSSPAASSGYESSTPPAIASANSKDSTKTPPSAVQTSTSHNPGLPPNFNEWYV; this is translated from the exons ATGGCGATGCTGCTGGACGGAGGAGCGCAGTTCCCCGCGCTGGGAGTCGGGGGCTTCGGGGCGCCGCGCCCCCACGAGCTGAGCAACCGGGAGGCGTCGGGGATGGGGCTGAACCCCTTCGGGGAGTCCCCGcacgccgccgccgcggccgccgcggccgccgccttCAAGCTGagccccgcggcggcggcggcggcggcggcggcccacgACCTGTCCTCGGGCCAGAGCTCCGCCTTCACCCCGCAGCCGGGCTCGGGCTACGCCAACGCGCTGGggggccaccaccaccaccatcaccaccaccaccaccaccacgccgGCCAGGTGCCCGCCTAcgggggcgcggcggcggcggcggccgccttCAACTCCACCCGGGACTTTCTCTTCCGCCAGCGGggctcggggctgggggaggcgggctCGGGGGGCGCCGGCCAGCACGGGCTCTTCGCCGGCTCGGCCGGGAGCCTCCACGGGCCCCCGGGCCTGGCCGAGCCGCCGGGCTACCTGCTGTTCCCGGGCCTCCACGAGCAGAGCCCCAGCCACACGTCGCCCCCGGGCCATGTGGACAACAGCCAGGTGCACCTGGGGCTGCGCGGGGAGCTGTTCGGCCGGCCGGACCCCTACCGGGCCGTGGCCAGTCCTCGGACCGACCCCTACGCCGTGGCCGGCGCCCAGTTCCACAACTACAGCCCCGTGAACATGAACGTGGGCATGAACGTGGCGGCCCACCACGGGCCCGGCGCCTTCTTCCGCTACATGCGGCAGCCCATCAAGCAAGAGCTGTCCTGCAAGTGGCTCGACGACGGCCAGCTGGGCCGGCCCAAGAAGAGCTGCGACCGGACCTTCGGCACCATGCACGAGCTGGTCACCCACGTCACCATGGAGCACGTCGGGGGGCCCGAGCAGAACAACCACATCTGCTACTGGGAGGAGTGTCCCCGCGAGGGGAAGTCGTTCAAAGCCAAATACAAACTCGTCAACCACATCCGCGTgcacacgggcgagaagcccttcccctgccccttcccgggCTGCGGCAAGATCTTCGCCCGCTCCGAGAACCTCAAGATCCACAAAAGGACGCACACAG gtgagaaaccTTTTAAATGTGAGTTTGAAGGCTGTGATAGACGCTTTGCAAATAGTAGTGACAGAAAGAAGCATATGCATGTGCATACATCAGACAAGCCATATATCTGTAAAGTGTGTGACAAGTCTTACACGCACCCCAGCTCTCTTAGGAAACACATGAAG GTTCATGAATCTCAAGGGTCAGATTCTTCCCCTGCTGCCAGTTCAGGCTATGAATCTTCCACTCCACCCGCAATagcttctgcaaacagtaaagatTCCACTAAAACCCCTCCTTCCGCAGTTCAGACTAGCACCAGCCACAACCCCGGACTTCCACCCAATTTTAACGAATGGTACGTCTGA